The DNA region TATTTAACATGGTATCTATGTCCTGAACCTGTAGTTGCTTCCCGATAAAATCCTTATAAAAATGTTCCATTACATGATGCACCACATTTCCAACAATGGCATTATCGGAAACTTCATCCAATTCTTCCTGCTCTTTAATACTTAAAATGTATTTGTAATAATAATCCAGCGAGCAATTGAGGTAGGTATTTAATGCAGAAGGAGAAATTCCATTTTCCAAATGCTGGCGGATTCGTTGAAGTACTTCTTCGGTTTTTTCGACGGATTTTATTCCGGAATATTCTCCGGATTTTAATCGCACCGTTTTTTCAGTAATACTTACTTCCGGATTGTAGGCAGGAAGTTCCTCCGTTAACTGCTGAACAAAACGACTTTTTTCTCCGCTCGATAAACTTTCGGGATCTGAATTGTAAACCAGCCAGGCTTCATCACAACGTTGCAACAAACGATAAAAGTGATTGGCATATACTGCATCTTTATCCTTGTATGTAGGTAAACCATGATATTTTTTTACCTCATGTAAAATAAAGGAATGTTCCCATCTCGATTTTGGTAATACATCTTCATTAACCGAAAGCATGATTACTTTTTTAAAATCCAGACTCCGTGTTTCCAGAACACCCATCAATTGCAACCCATCCAATGGTTCTCCTACAAATGAAATATCGAGCTGAGAAACGTATTGCCGCAATAAGGTCCTGAACGAATGAAATTCTTTTACAAGCGGATATTTTTGCAGCATAGAACGCAACTTGTCCATCGCCGAACTCATGTGATAAACATACTCCAAAGCCAGTTTATCCGGATGAATATGGAGATATTCTTCACGTAAAATTTCATTTAAGCGTTCAAAGGACGACATAGCATCAACAGGAAAATTTTTCCAATCCTCAACCAAAAAATGAATGAATGAAAATTTTCCTTTTGCATATTCATTCAGATTTTTGTCTGCTATGAAAATCCGTTTTCGCTCTGTAATATCCAGCCTGATTTGCTCGGCTTCCTGTCCCAGGTAATTCCGAATAATAGGATGAAATAAAAATTCTATAAAAGGACGATAATAAAATCCGCCTTTATCTTTTCCATTTTCATCTTTACGAGCTTGTTGCAAATCGAGCACTACATAATACAACTGAAACAAATCGCTGTTTCGCAATGGAAAGCCCATGGTCACATTCACACGATCTACGGTAACCGGAAGCGAATTTAAAACCGGTAATAACAATTGCTCATTAGCAAGAACGATGGCCGTATCTGCCGTACCTGCTTCAGACAAAACCTGACCAGCAATGCGCGCTTGTGCAACATTACCCGGCGCATTTAAAACATGAATGGATTTTTTCCCCTTTGCAAAATGCGACTTCACCAACTCAAAACCTTTTCCCTCCCATTGCTTTTTCATTCGCCTTAAAAACAAACCCGCTTCCTGATTGGGGTCATCGATATAATAAGGATCTCCATCAAAATAAATCCTTGCAATATCCTGATCGATTAACCATTCGATTATTTTCTGTTCAGAAGCAGAAAAAGCATTAAAACCCGCAATCAGAAATTTCTTTTCCGATGCAACAAATACTTCTGAAATATGTTCCGCCACATCGCGATACAACATACCGGAATAGGCAATGGACTTTTCTTTCAATCTCCTTCTGAAGACTTCATATATAGGTTGCATATTGAGCCAAAACTCCAAATACCGTTCCTGATTTTGCGATAATTCTCCTTCTTCGAAACTCCAAGCTTCAATTTCCATTTCCTGCGTTTTAATATTCCGCAGATCTCTGAAAATTAATTTCGGATCAATTAAATAACGATCGATGTCATTATAATCCGTCAACAACATATTCCCCCAACGTAAAAAGCGATCGAACGATTCTGCTTTTTCTTTTTCTATTTCCGAATAGGCTTCATACAATACAAACAACAATTCGGCAGGATCTCCAATATGGAGAGGGGTATAGCGACTAAAAAGTTCGGTTAATGTAACAATTTGAGGCGGGAAAAAAGATTTCTTTAGTTGGTCGGACAAATGTTTCTTTAAAAACAAACCTGCCCGCTTGCTGGGCAATACTACTTCAATGTTCGAGAAATCACTTCCGTAATCCCGAATAAGTATGGTGGCTATTTCATTTAGAAAAGTCAATCCTGTTTTTTCCGTTTAAAAATAAAACTCATAAAATCTTTAAAGCCTTCTTTGGAAGTAAAGACAGATTTGATAATACCCCATTTACTTTCTTTTTTAGCAGATGAATCATCATCCTTCTTGATGTAATTCGCTGCTTTTTGTTTACCCGGTAAAATAAATTTTTCAGGTTCAGGCTTTGTTTGCTTTTCATTATCGGGAATCCGATCAAAAAATCCTTTTTTATCGGCTAACTCATCCGCCTTATTAAAATTTGATTGCGCCTTGTTTTGATAGCCCATTTTTTCCTGAACTAATCCAAGATTATTATAAGCAACCGCATCTTCCGGATCCAGTTCAACTGCCTTACTGTAATCTGTAATTGCCCCTTCCAGGTCCCCCACCCTGTCCTTTACATAAGCTCTGCTCGAATAGCGGTATGGATTTTCGGGTTCAAGTAGTTGAGCGCGATCCAGATCAATTAATGCTAAATCAAACTTCTCCAGATGAAAATAAACTACACCCCGCTCGCTTAAATAATCGGGATGGTCCGGACAAATCTCCAGTGCTAAATGAAGTTTATCCAGGGCAGCCTGCGGATTACCGGCTCTTAACAAACCAACCGCTTCCTGATAAATTTGATGCGCATTCATAGTGTAAAAATAGATTATTTATCTTTGAAAACGATGAAAAACAGCTTCCCCATTTTCCGTAAATACTCCAATAACAAATCCTACTTTAAAATTGTTTCGGAAAATCATTTTGTAGAATTAAAAATAATGGGGAATTATTTTTCCGTTTATGAAATAAAAGCAAGCATTTTACCGGAAAGGGTTTTTATTCAGGACATGTTAGAAATGCAAGGCGAACATTGGGTTTCTTCTGATGAACATGAATTTCAACAGCAATGGGACCGATGTCATTCTGAATTAAAGTTACTTCCCTAACAACTCTTTACAGGTGATGGTACGTTCAATAATTTTGGCGGAAAATTTACTTCGCTCTTCGATGCGTATTCCTGCATCATCGCCCGCATAACCAAAACAGGTACATAATTCCGCTCCCAGCATTTTAAAATAAAACGTTTCGGCCATAATGGGGACATTCAACTCTTGCATGGCGTAATGATCGGCCATTATAAAACTTTCATTCCGGTCCACATCATAAAATGTGAAATCCATCCACGGAGTATCGAGTAGTTTTGGACTCACACCTTTAAAATCAATATTCGTAATCCGGTCGCCTTCATCCTTCAATTTCACCGAAGATTCGTCGTTAAACCAGAAATTGATTTGGGGATTATAACCCGAATACAAATGATAAGACAACACATGGGGGTAAATACTAAAGTACCACAATAACGGCGCTAATCCCATTAACAGAAAATACGCTCTGCCCATTTTAGAATTGAAAAGTCCTGCTTTAAATTCCGACCAAGGCATTTTGAATTGATAAAACAATCCAACAACTAAAAGCATTAATTCAACATTCCAGATCCAAACTACCGAATTCCAATTATGTCCGAACGGACCTAAAATATAAAGTGCAATTACATGAAGAATAAGAGCTAATAGCACACCTTGTGTTCTCCATTTTTCCAGCAATAAAAAAAGTGCGATCAGTAATTCAACGAGAGGAACAATCCAAGCGATATGATTAATACCATTCATGGAATATTTCCCAATGTCACCCGAAGGGTGATAAAACATTTCATTCACTCCGAATGGTTTCATGAAATATGGAAAAACTTCCCATGCAAAATTTAAATTCAATTTATTTATTCCTGCCCAGGCATACATAAATACTAGTCCCCACCTCAACAGATTTAAACCTTTATCATGCAACATGGCCAATGCAACAATCATCACTCCGTGAATAAAAAGCCAGGGCTGTAAACGATTTACATCTTCTGCTAATAGTAAAAGTGTGCTGACTAAAAATAAACTCAGGAAAATTTTAGAATAAACCCGAATAAACAATCCAAGCAATGATGCCATCATTACAACAACAAGCACCATTTGAATCATTTCCGAAAATTGAAATTTCAAAAAGGGAATCAGTGGGATTTTTGGAAAGTCGATGGAATACGAAAACCAAACATG from Flavobacteriales bacterium includes:
- a CDS encoding PD-(D/E)XK nuclease family protein; translated protein: MTFLNEIATILIRDYGSDFSNIEVVLPSKRAGLFLKKHLSDQLKKSFFPPQIVTLTELFSRYTPLHIGDPAELLFVLYEAYSEIEKEKAESFDRFLRWGNMLLTDYNDIDRYLIDPKLIFRDLRNIKTQEMEIEAWSFEEGELSQNQERYLEFWLNMQPIYEVFRRRLKEKSIAYSGMLYRDVAEHISEVFVASEKKFLIAGFNAFSASEQKIIEWLIDQDIARIYFDGDPYYIDDPNQEAGLFLRRMKKQWEGKGFELVKSHFAKGKKSIHVLNAPGNVAQARIAGQVLSEAGTADTAIVLANEQLLLPVLNSLPVTVDRVNVTMGFPLRNSDLFQLYYVVLDLQQARKDENGKDKGGFYYRPFIEFLFHPIIRNYLGQEAEQIRLDITERKRIFIADKNLNEYAKGKFSFIHFLVEDWKNFPVDAMSSFERLNEILREEYLHIHPDKLALEYVYHMSSAMDKLRSMLQKYPLVKEFHSFRTLLRQYVSQLDISFVGEPLDGLQLMGVLETRSLDFKKVIMLSVNEDVLPKSRWEHSFILHEVKKYHGLPTYKDKDAVYANHFYRLLQRCDEAWLVYNSDPESLSSGEKSRFVQQLTEELPAYNPEVSITEKTVRLKSGEYSGIKSVEKTEEVLQRIRQHLENGISPSALNTYLNCSLDYYYKYILSIKEQEELDEVSDNAIVGNVVHHVMEHFYKDFIGKQLQVQDIDTMLNNYPETALRYLKQEAGSAQVDQGNYLLLYQVSLSILEGLLKMEREVVRQHELIILGIEEDLGQDLNTPHGVIRIKGKADRIDLLDGQVRIIDYKTGKFEARDVHANRDKDLGSKPKALQLLAYAWCYQRNHPEVNIVQSGIYPLLKKEELCLLTIEKNANLQGEDWDFFETEINRIVAEMLDPNVSFTHTEASTFCILCD
- a CDS encoding tetratricopeptide repeat protein; the encoded protein is MNAHQIYQEAVGLLRAGNPQAALDKLHLALEICPDHPDYLSERGVVYFHLEKFDLALIDLDRAQLLEPENPYRYSSRAYVKDRVGDLEGAITDYSKAVELDPEDAVAYNNLGLVQEKMGYQNKAQSNFNKADELADKKGFFDRIPDNEKQTKPEPEKFILPGKQKAANYIKKDDDSSAKKESKWGIIKSVFTSKEGFKDFMSFIFKRKKQD